AATTTTTCTCCTTGATAATCTAAATAACTTTCAATAGAAAATTCTTTGTTTACATCATAACGAAATTGATTCCCATTCTGTAGTTTTCTTCCAAATTTTTCTTTCATTGAATCATCAGAAAGATAGGTAATATGAGACAGCATCCTTGCAACTGCTAATCCATTAATAGGACCTGCTGATGGGTAGTATTTGCTATTAAGAAATTGAGGGTCTGAAAGGATTGCATGTCTTCCCACAGCATGAAAGGCTATTTGTTGTGCTTCACTCACAGGAGGTGCAGAAATTATAACAGTGGATTTTACGCTATCAGGATAACGAACGCTCCATTCTAATGCTTGCATTCCACCCATGGAACCACCGATGATACATAGCCATTGAGGGATTTCTAAATACCTCATTAATTCATATTGAGCTTTAACCATATCCCCAATTGTTACAAAAGGAAAACCAGTTCCATAAGGTTGACCTGTATCGGGATTGATAGACATAGGACCAGTAGAACCAGAACATCCACCTAATGTGTTAGAACAAACAACAAAATATTGATTTGTGTCCAGTGCCTTTCCTGGGCCAATCATAGGGTCCCACCATCCAGGCTTTTTATCATCAGGACTATGATAACCAGCAGCATGAGCATCACCAGATAAGGCATGGCATACGAGAATAGCATTGTCTTTTTTTGGAGATAGAACACCATAGGTTTCGTAGGCAATAGTTACAGGTCCCAGTTTTGCTCCACTCTCTAAACTGAGATATTCAGGAGGATATGCAAACGTATAGTACTTTGTTTCGACGATTCCTACACTTCCTGATTCCATAACTTCATTTTACCTAAAATTATTCTTGCGATTTATTCAATGCTTGGTCTAAATCTTCAAGTATATCATCAATATCCTCAATACCAACAGATAAACGAATAAAATCAGGAGTTACTCCTGCCGACTTTTGTTCCTCTGGCGATAACTGTTGATGTGTTGTTGATGCTGGATGAATTACCAATGTTTTCGCATCTAATACATTAGCCAAATGAGATATAAGTTGCAAATTGTCGATAAATTTTTTAGCAGAAGGTATATCCCCTTTAATGCCAAAACCGACAATGGCTCCTTGTCCTTTAGGCATATATTTTTGTGCTTGTGAATAATTAGGATGAGAAGGTAAACCAGGGTAGTTAACCCATTTTACTGCTTTATGTTTTTCTAAAAATTGAGCCACTTTTAGAGCATTTTCGCAATGTCTGGGAACCCTCAAATGAATCGTTTCCAATCCTTGTAATAACAAAAACGCATTAAATGGAGATAAGCATGGTCCCATGTCCCTCAGCAAGGTTACCCGTGCCTTGATTATGTAACTAATATTGCCTAATGGCTTGAATACATCGTTGAATACCATACCATGATAATTGGGGTTAGGTGATGTAAACTCAGGGAATTTCCCATTACCCCAATCGAACGTACCACTATCTACAATAACACCACCTAATGATGTTCCATGTCCACCAATAACTTTTGTGGCACTATGAACGACTATATCAGCCCCGAATTCAATAGGTCTAAATAGAATAGGTGATGTCACAGTATTATCAACAATAAAAGGAATGCCATGGTCATGAGCAATGTTGGCTATGGCTTCAAAATCTACAACATCATTGGCAGGGTTTCCGATAGATTCCACATATAGAAAGCGGGTTTTATCATCAATCTTCTTCTTAAAATTTTCAGGATTACTTGCATCAACAAATCGGGCTTCGATTCCTAATTCAGCAAAAGTATGAGCAAATAAGTTATATGTCCCCCCATAAAGTGTACTGGAAGAAACAAAGTTTTGTCCCGAATGCGTTATGTTTAAGGCAGCCAACGTTATTGCAGAAGAACCAGAGGCTAATGCAAGTGCACCTACACCTCCTTCTAATTCAGCCACTCTTTTTTCAAAAACATCTACTGTAGGGTTCATAATTCGGCTATAAATATTTCCAAACTCTTGCAGAGCAAACAAACGTTCCGCATGCTCACTATCTTTGAACACATAAGAAGTGGTCTGATAAATTGGTACTGCACGTGCCCCTGTTGTGGGGTCTGTAACTTGGCCTGCATGTAATGCTAATGTTCCTTGGCGATATTGATGTTTTGTCATAGTTTTACCCTTCCTTAAATTTATTTGTTGTTAGTTTTATTGTCCGTTGAACAACGATGTTGATAAGTATCGCTCGCCCGAATCAGGGAGAATGACTACGAATGTTTTGTTCTCAAATTCTTCTTTTTTGGCTAATCGAATAGCAACTGCCATAGCTGCACCAGAACTTATACCAGCAATAATACCTTCTTCTTTAGCCAAACGTCTTGCTGTTTCAAATGCCTCCTCATCTGTTACCGTTTCAATTTGGTCTACAAGACTTAAATCTAAAATATCTGGTTTAAAACCAGCACCAATTCCCTGGATTTTATGAGGTCCAGGTGAACCTCCTGATAAAACAGGAGACCCTGCTGGTTCAACACCTACACTTATAATTTTTTTCCCACATACTTCTTTTATATATCTACTTACTCCTGTTATTGTTCCACCTGTGCCTATACCTGCCACAAATACATCGACAGTGCCATCAGTATCATTCCATATTTCAGGACCTGTTGTTCTAAAATGTATTGCTGGATTTGCAGGATTTTTAAATTGCTGTGGCATGAAATAACTCGGACTTTCACTTGCAATTTTTTCAGCTTCTGCGATTGCACCTCGCATTCCTTTATCACCCGGGGTAAGAATAATTTCTGCCCCAAATGCTTTTAGCATTGCTCTACGTTCTAAACTCATTGTTTCTGGCATAGTTAAAATGAGACGGTAACCTCGTGCAGCGGAAACAAAGGCAAGTGCTATACCTGTATTGCCTGAGGTGGGTTCGATAATGGTTCCACCAGGTTTTAATAATCCTTTGTTCTCTGCATCCCATATCATTGCAGAGCCAATACGACATTTCACAGAGTAACCAGGATTTCTTCCTTCTATCTTTGCAAAAATTTTATCCGTTTTTGCCCCTTGCGAAAGTTTGTTTATTTTTATCAGAGGGGTATTACCTATAGATTGACTATTATCTGTAAATATTTTCATTTTATAATCCTCCAATAGTATAAAGTTTAAAGTTATCAAAATTAATTAAAGATAGGAATTGAAGAGGAGAAGTGAACTAACACATAGAAGGGGTACATCGGCAGGAAAAGACAAACAATGCGATTTTTGTAAAATACGAATTAAGCATTTTTAATTTTTTATACCTATGTTAGTCGTATTCATATATGTTTTGTTAGTTTATCATCAGTTTTATTAAAAAAACAAATTTGAATTTAAAAATATTTCAAAAAATTAGAATTT
This portion of the Candidatus Hydrogenedens sp. genome encodes:
- a CDS encoding homocysteine synthase gives rise to the protein MTKHQYRQGTLALHAGQVTDPTTGARAVPIYQTTSYVFKDSEHAERLFALQEFGNIYSRIMNPTVDVFEKRVAELEGGVGALALASGSSAITLAALNITHSGQNFVSSSTLYGGTYNLFAHTFAELGIEARFVDASNPENFKKKIDDKTRFLYVESIGNPANDVVDFEAIANIAHDHGIPFIVDNTVTSPILFRPIEFGADIVVHSATKVIGGHGTSLGGVIVDSGTFDWGNGKFPEFTSPNPNYHGMVFNDVFKPLGNISYIIKARVTLLRDMGPCLSPFNAFLLLQGLETIHLRVPRHCENALKVAQFLEKHKAVKWVNYPGLPSHPNYSQAQKYMPKGQGAIVGFGIKGDIPSAKKFIDNLQLISHLANVLDAKTLVIHPASTTHQQLSPEEQKSAGVTPDFIRLSVGIEDIDDILEDLDQALNKSQE
- the cysK gene encoding cysteine synthase A, which codes for MKIFTDNSQSIGNTPLIKINKLSQGAKTDKIFAKIEGRNPGYSVKCRIGSAMIWDAENKGLLKPGGTIIEPTSGNTGIALAFVSAARGYRLILTMPETMSLERRAMLKAFGAEIILTPGDKGMRGAIAEAEKIASESPSYFMPQQFKNPANPAIHFRTTGPEIWNDTDGTVDVFVAGIGTGGTITGVSRYIKEVCGKKIISVGVEPAGSPVLSGGSPGPHKIQGIGAGFKPDILDLSLVDQIETVTDEEAFETARRLAKEEGIIAGISSGAAMAVAIRLAKKEEFENKTFVVILPDSGERYLSTSLFNGQ